A region from the Mucilaginibacter sp. CSA2-8R genome encodes:
- a CDS encoding GH92 family glycosyl hydrolase — MLNINSTIAKLCSGLLITLLPATQPVKAQTALHQYVDPRIGSEGVGRVFIGPSYPFGMVKPSPDCTARPNSGWLPDPAPVTGFGQVHVSGTGGGPKYGNILIMPFTGSLIGIDHSSMRQDEKMALGYYSVMLKKHNIKTEITTAEKASFYKFTYPKNTAKALAIDAGFFLGEQPVPDSREAQQFVGSEIEVISDTEVRGYSRIRGGWNNGAAYTVYFDAVFDQPMQNLSTWKGAQLHPGVKQQFDSGQKTGVLIAFKKGSTDTVKVKIGISFVSEGKAQENIAQDIPHWSFEKTLSQLQSNWNGLLSRIEINKDATTEQKKMFYTGLYHTMLMPVNRTHENPLWNGDEPYYDDFYAIWDTFRSSNPLITLISPKRQTEIVNALLNIYKHDGYMPDARSGNYNGRTQGGSNADVLIADAYAKGLTGINYNVALDAMLKDATVPPGGIEEKEGRGGLPEYNKLGYVPYHIPRAGNRTTDYAYEDYCIAMVAKGLGKTAVYQRFIKQADNWRNLWRDDYTQHGAKGFIMPKDSAGHWLDDIPYGTSNNQHPTFKYTPLSHEYPWYVCHWCGFFYEATSWEYSLSIPHQVPALIEKSGGREAFKQRLDTLFDKKFYNVDNEPSFLTPCLYHWIGRPDLSTKRIRQIVTESFNTSSTGLPGNDDSGAMSSWLAFQMMGFYPNAGQSYYLLNSPMLKQVILHQENGKDFTIIAKNLSAGNMYIKSASLNGKDHNQSWIQHADIVNGGQLVFEMTDKPTNWGTQILPPNAN, encoded by the coding sequence ATGTTAAATATCAATAGCACTATTGCTAAACTATGTAGTGGTTTACTTATCACGCTGCTACCGGCTACCCAGCCCGTTAAAGCGCAAACTGCATTGCATCAATATGTTGATCCACGAATTGGATCTGAAGGGGTGGGCCGCGTATTTATCGGCCCGTCATATCCGTTTGGTATGGTAAAACCCAGTCCCGACTGTACGGCCCGGCCAAATAGCGGCTGGCTGCCTGATCCGGCACCGGTTACCGGTTTTGGCCAGGTGCATGTAAGCGGTACTGGTGGTGGTCCTAAATATGGTAATATCCTTATCATGCCGTTTACCGGCAGCCTAATCGGGATCGACCATTCATCTATGCGCCAGGATGAAAAGATGGCCTTGGGTTATTACAGCGTAATGCTCAAAAAGCACAATATCAAAACCGAAATTACCACTGCCGAAAAAGCTTCTTTCTATAAATTTACTTATCCTAAAAACACAGCCAAAGCACTGGCTATTGATGCCGGTTTCTTTTTAGGGGAGCAGCCGGTGCCTGATTCCCGCGAAGCGCAGCAATTTGTAGGTTCTGAAATTGAAGTAATATCTGATACAGAAGTGCGCGGCTATAGCCGCATCAGGGGCGGTTGGAATAACGGCGCGGCTTATACCGTTTATTTTGATGCTGTATTTGATCAGCCTATGCAAAATCTTTCTACATGGAAAGGTGCACAGCTGCATCCGGGCGTTAAGCAGCAATTTGATTCGGGACAAAAAACCGGTGTTCTAATAGCTTTTAAAAAAGGCAGCACTGATACAGTTAAAGTAAAAATCGGTATTTCATTTGTAAGTGAGGGTAAAGCCCAGGAGAACATTGCGCAAGACATCCCTCACTGGAGCTTTGAGAAAACCCTGTCCCAGCTGCAAAGCAACTGGAATGGTTTACTGAGCCGCATTGAGATTAATAAAGATGCAACCACCGAGCAGAAAAAGATGTTTTATACCGGTTTGTATCACACCATGCTGATGCCTGTTAACCGCACGCACGAAAACCCTTTGTGGAATGGTGATGAACCTTACTACGACGACTTTTACGCCATATGGGATACATTCAGGTCATCTAACCCGCTTATTACCTTAATTTCGCCTAAGAGACAAACCGAAATTGTAAATGCGTTGCTCAATATTTATAAGCACGACGGCTACATGCCCGACGCACGCAGCGGTAATTATAACGGCCGCACGCAGGGTGGATCTAATGCCGATGTATTGATAGCCGATGCCTATGCCAAGGGCCTTACGGGAATTAACTATAACGTGGCCCTGGACGCCATGCTGAAAGACGCCACCGTGCCGCCAGGCGGAATTGAAGAAAAAGAAGGCCGGGGCGGTTTGCCTGAGTATAATAAATTAGGTTATGTGCCGTATCACATCCCCCGTGCCGGTAACCGCACCACCGACTATGCCTACGAAGATTATTGCATAGCCATGGTAGCTAAAGGATTGGGTAAAACTGCGGTTTATCAGCGCTTTATTAAACAGGCCGATAACTGGCGCAACCTCTGGAGAGATGATTACACCCAGCACGGCGCAAAGGGCTTCATTATGCCTAAAGATTCGGCCGGGCATTGGTTGGATGATATACCTTACGGTACTTCCAATAATCAGCATCCTACGTTTAAGTATACACCCCTTAGTCATGAGTATCCCTGGTATGTTTGCCATTGGTGCGGCTTTTTTTACGAGGCTACTTCTTGGGAGTATTCCCTGAGCATCCCTCACCAGGTGCCTGCACTGATCGAAAAATCGGGCGGCCGCGAAGCGTTTAAACAACGGTTAGATACTTTATTCGACAAGAAGTTTTACAACGTAGATAATGAACCCTCGTTTTTAACACCCTGCCTGTACCATTGGATTGGTCGCCCGGATTTAAGTACTAAACGCATCCGGCAAATAGTAACCGAAAGTTTTAATACTTCGTCAACCGGTTTGCCCGGTAATGATGATTCGGGTGCGATGTCGTCATGGCTGGCCTTTCAAATGATGGGCTTTTACCCCAATGCAGGTCAGTCTTATTACCTGCTTAATTCGCCTATGCTAAAACAGGTTATCTTGCACCAGGAAAACGGCAAGGAT
- a CDS encoding glycosyl hydrolase family 28 protein, producing the protein MQCFTLVNNAYAQSKTYNIVKYGALADGKTDNTKAIQKTIDAASGNGGGMVLIPKGNFVTGVLYLKSNVDLHVDKGGALLATIKRIDYGPQKASALIVANDVNHVAITGHGIIDGRGDLLIKDIYRMLRVGTLKDDEWQKYNDWHQMRPAEDNRPHLIDFKNCRDVIIKNITIKNGLCWIQDYRNCENMLIDSIKVESNTFLNNDGIDLVDCKNVKLAHSFFNVADDGICLKSHDPKSACENIEIYDCRVRSSASAFKMGTASHGGFKKIKVHNITVYDTYRSAIALETVDGGTLEDIDIRNVTATNTGNAIFLRLGQRKKSADPGVLRRVYIGNVKVQVPAGKPDAGYHMDGPEVPFKHHVFPSAIAGIPGHNVEDVTLENIEITYEGTTAKDYKNFNVADLKDIPEVIGDYPEFSMFGELPVWGFYIRHASGISFKNVKLNYQKTDLRKALIADDVKKLNIDGLILNKSQTTPAVVINNSPDALIKQLNIAGKASKSISVNP; encoded by the coding sequence ATGCAATGTTTTACATTAGTAAACAATGCTTATGCGCAAAGTAAAACGTATAATATAGTTAAATACGGCGCATTGGCCGACGGCAAAACTGATAATACCAAGGCCATCCAAAAAACTATTGATGCAGCTTCTGGCAATGGCGGAGGCATGGTGCTAATACCTAAGGGTAACTTTGTAACCGGCGTATTATATCTTAAATCTAACGTTGATTTACATGTAGATAAAGGCGGCGCATTGCTGGCTACCATCAAGCGTATTGATTACGGTCCGCAAAAAGCATCTGCGCTTATTGTGGCTAACGATGTCAATCATGTGGCTATCACCGGACATGGAATAATCGACGGTAGGGGAGACCTGCTGATTAAGGATATTTACCGTATGCTGCGTGTCGGTACCTTAAAGGATGATGAGTGGCAGAAATATAACGACTGGCACCAGATGCGCCCTGCCGAAGATAACCGGCCGCACCTGATTGATTTTAAAAACTGCCGTGATGTAATCATCAAAAATATTACTATTAAAAACGGACTGTGCTGGATACAGGATTACCGCAATTGCGAAAACATGCTAATTGACAGTATCAAGGTAGAAAGTAATACCTTTTTAAATAATGATGGTATTGACTTGGTAGATTGCAAAAACGTGAAGCTGGCTCACAGTTTTTTTAATGTGGCTGATGACGGCATTTGCCTTAAATCTCATGACCCGAAAAGTGCCTGCGAAAATATCGAGATTTATGACTGCCGCGTACGTTCAAGCGCCAGTGCTTTTAAAATGGGTACGGCATCGCACGGCGGATTTAAAAAAATTAAGGTACATAACATTACCGTATATGATACCTACCGCTCTGCCATTGCTTTAGAAACAGTAGATGGCGGCACTTTAGAAGATATAGATATTCGGAATGTAACCGCAACTAATACTGGCAATGCTATATTTTTGCGTTTAGGTCAGCGTAAAAAATCGGCCGATCCTGGTGTTTTGCGCAGAGTGTACATTGGTAATGTAAAAGTACAGGTGCCTGCGGGTAAACCCGATGCAGGCTACCACATGGATGGGCCGGAAGTGCCATTTAAGCATCATGTTTTCCCATCGGCTATTGCCGGTATACCCGGGCACAATGTAGAGGATGTTACCTTAGAAAATATCGAAATTACTTACGAGGGTACTACTGCGAAAGATTACAAAAACTTTAATGTTGCAGACTTAAAAGATATCCCGGAGGTAATCGGCGATTATCCCGAATTTTCGATGTTTGGTGAGCTGCCTGTATGGGGTTTTTATATAAGACACGCCAGCGGTATCAGCTTTAAAAATGTAAAACTTAATTACCAAAAAACCGATTTACGCAAAGCTTTGATTGCTGATGACGTGAAAAAGTTAAATATCGACGGCTTAATTTTGAACAAGTCGCAGACAACCCCCGCCGTTGTTATCAACAATTCGCCTGATGCGTTAATCAAGCAGTTAAACATTGCCGGCAAAGCAAGTAAAAGTATATCCGTAAATCCATAG
- a CDS encoding RagB/SusD family nutrient uptake outer membrane protein has translation MKKIFLTIASVIGIAVGLSSCHKTDVKVNTELTPDIFPQTPAQYQAASGAVYIALRSDYTGAYFFSQSHTTDESVLAVYNTDWIDGNRYQELHRHTWTKDNSGISGVWYYLTNLIGVANQTISIFNAAPASSAKSTSLAELKTVRAFAYYMMMDSFGNVPLDTLYGAKDLQPTAPRAKVFSFVESELKNSLPYLKTDVNTTTYGLPTKYLAYSILAKMYLNAAVYTGAPRYDDCIAACDQIISSGKYSVEPMASYLQMFYPTNGPTTQKEFIFAIPYDASTNGGNMIFARYNLNRNLGIRYLYSGSTPGGFTDPVINQNTGNGLVNNRPSGPSMTTAEFYANFDDPNDIRNKQWLTGQQYWQDGTPIMVSTTNAGYDQFYKGSAPNATYVYPLVLSQLTFKPRTGTNSDYDLGRDEIAWNTGYRNNKFLADYTNPINRNQNNDYPVFRYSDILLMKAEAILRGGAATLGSTALSLVNQIKANRTTTPALGTITLDGIYSERAKELAYEGWRRNDMIRFGKYEGTWGLGKTNADTYRRIFPIPTSGFQTNTKLVQNPGYAN, from the coding sequence ATGAAAAAGATATTTTTAACCATTGCGTCTGTGATTGGTATAGCTGTAGGGCTATCCTCTTGTCACAAAACAGACGTGAAAGTAAATACCGAATTAACACCAGATATTTTCCCTCAAACGCCTGCCCAGTATCAGGCAGCATCGGGAGCAGTATATATAGCACTGCGTAGTGATTATACCGGAGCTTACTTTTTTTCACAAAGCCATACCACCGACGAAAGTGTTTTAGCTGTTTACAACACAGATTGGATTGACGGTAACAGATACCAGGAATTGCATCGCCATACCTGGACAAAGGATAACTCTGGTATTAGTGGCGTTTGGTATTATTTAACAAACCTGATCGGTGTAGCCAACCAAACCATCTCTATCTTTAACGCAGCTCCTGCCAGCAGCGCAAAAAGCACCAGCTTGGCCGAATTAAAAACGGTACGTGCTTTTGCTTACTACATGATGATGGATAGTTTTGGTAACGTGCCTTTAGACACCTTATATGGTGCCAAAGATTTACAACCTACCGCACCTCGCGCCAAGGTATTTAGCTTTGTAGAAAGCGAATTGAAAAATTCTTTGCCTTATCTAAAAACAGATGTAAACACAACAACTTATGGTTTACCAACCAAGTATTTGGCCTATTCCATCCTGGCTAAAATGTATTTGAATGCTGCTGTTTACACTGGTGCTCCACGTTATGACGACTGTATAGCAGCTTGTGATCAAATTATTAGTTCAGGCAAATATTCGGTAGAACCGATGGCTTCTTATTTGCAAATGTTCTACCCAACTAACGGTCCAACTACGCAAAAGGAATTCATCTTTGCAATTCCTTATGATGCATCGACTAACGGTGGTAATATGATCTTTGCACGTTATAATCTTAATCGCAACTTAGGGATCCGTTACTTGTACTCAGGTTCAACACCTGGCGGCTTTACCGATCCTGTTATAAACCAAAACACCGGTAATGGTTTGGTAAACAACAGGCCAAGCGGTCCGTCAATGACTACTGCGGAGTTCTATGCTAATTTTGATGACCCTAATGACATCAGAAATAAGCAGTGGTTAACTGGTCAGCAGTACTGGCAAGACGGAACCCCAATTATGGTGAGCACCACTAACGCCGGATATGACCAGTTCTATAAAGGTTCGGCTCCAAATGCTACTTATGTTTACCCGTTAGTACTGTCTCAGTTAACATTCAAACCTCGTACAGGTACTAACTCTGATTACGATTTAGGCCGCGACGAAATTGCCTGGAACACTGGTTACCGTAACAATAAGTTTTTAGCTGATTACACTAACCCAATTAACCGTAATCAAAATAACGACTATCCGGTTTTCCGTTATTCAGATATTCTGTTGATGAAGGCTGAGGCTATTTTACGTGGTGGCGCAGCAACTTTAGGTTCAACGGCTTTATCATTGGTTAATCAAATCAAAGCTAACCGTACCACAACTCCGGCTTTAGGTACCATCACTTTAGACGGTATCTACAGCGAGCGTGCAAAGGAGTTAGCTTACGAAGGCTGGCGTCGTAACGACATGATTCGTTTTGGCAAGTACGAAGGTACTTGGGGCTTAGGTAAGACTAACGCCGATACTTACCGTCGTATATTCCCTATTCCAACTTCAGGTTTCCAAACCAACACCAAATTGGTTCAAAACCCGGGATACGCTAATTAA
- a CDS encoding DUF5009 domain-containing protein, translating to MSVPVKPKAERLMSLDALRGFDMFWIISGEGLIHALAKATQWPALLWMSGQLHHTDWDGITFYDMIFPLFLFIAGVSMPYSMQGKLTADGKGKIYATMIRRTLILVFLGVVVNGLFKFNGYENTRFASVLGRIGLAWFFAGLIYLNFNLKGQIIWFWGILIGYWAAMMFIPVPGYGAGVLTMNGSLESYIDRLLLPGRLHDGVHDPEGILSTIPAISTALLGVFTGQFLKFISPNWPMLRKGLVLIGAGIVLIALGWLWNFNFPINKRLWSSSFVLYVGGFSLLFLAVFYLIVDVAKFRKWAFPFILIGSNSILIYLAAEGAVNFLHTANYLFGGLINFAPILWQPVWTAAAIIVVQVALLYFLYKNKIFLKI from the coding sequence ATGAGTGTACCGGTAAAACCAAAGGCCGAAAGGCTGATGTCTTTAGATGCGTTGCGTGGCTTTGATATGTTTTGGATTATCAGCGGCGAGGGGTTAATCCATGCTTTGGCCAAGGCCACGCAATGGCCCGCCCTGTTGTGGATGTCGGGCCAGTTACACCATACCGACTGGGACGGCATTACCTTTTACGATATGATATTCCCACTGTTTTTATTTATTGCGGGCGTAAGTATGCCATATTCTATGCAGGGTAAATTGACTGCTGACGGAAAAGGTAAAATATATGCGACCATGATCCGGCGCACACTAATACTGGTTTTTTTAGGCGTAGTAGTAAACGGCCTTTTTAAGTTTAACGGTTACGAAAATACCCGTTTTGCCAGTGTATTAGGCCGTATTGGTTTGGCTTGGTTTTTTGCAGGGCTCATTTATCTTAATTTCAACCTCAAAGGGCAAATTATATGGTTTTGGGGGATATTGATAGGTTATTGGGCCGCTATGATGTTTATCCCGGTACCTGGTTACGGTGCCGGCGTGCTTACCATGAATGGCAGCTTGGAATCGTATATAGACAGGCTGTTATTACCCGGACGCCTGCATGACGGTGTGCACGACCCGGAAGGTATTTTGTCTACCATACCAGCCATCAGTACAGCTTTGTTAGGCGTTTTCACCGGGCAGTTTTTAAAGTTCATCTCTCCAAACTGGCCTATGCTAAGAAAGGGATTGGTATTAATTGGCGCAGGTATCGTGTTGATTGCTTTAGGATGGTTATGGAACTTTAATTTCCCTATTAATAAGCGTTTATGGAGCAGCTCTTTCGTGTTATATGTAGGCGGCTTCAGTTTGCTGTTTTTGGCAGTATTTTACCTGATTGTTGATGTGGCTAAATTCCGTAAATGGGCGTTCCCGTTTATATTAATCGGCAGCAACTCTATCCTCATATACCTGGCGGCCGAAGGTGCGGTTAACTTTTTGCACACCGCCAATTACCTTTTTGGCGGATTGATCAATTTTGCCCCAATTTTGTGGCAACCGGTATGGACGGCCGCAGCCATCATTGTGGTACAGGTGGCGCTGTTGTATTTCCTTTACAAAAACAAGATTTTCCTGAAAATATAA
- a CDS encoding sodium/sugar symporter, with the protein MSKNHLQTADIIVFFIYFIVVSAYGYYIYRKKKDTENPQDFFLAEGSLTWWAIGASLIASNISAEHFIGMSGSGFAMGLAIASYEWMSAATLILVAWLFIPLYLKNKIFTMPQFLAQRYNNQVSTIMAVFWLLVYVFVNLTSIIYLGAIAVNAISGLSFGFCVVALCVFSVIVTLGGMKVIGYTDVIQVIVLIAGGLVTTYLALSKLAENFGYGEDIIRALSVLKQQAPDHLHMIFDKSSPHYMELPGTSVIIGGMLINNLAYWGCNQYIVQRALGANLKTARTGILFAAFLKLLVPVIAVLPGIIMYVLHNKGLFQQEMLGATGTVKPDQAYPTLMNLLPPGLKGVAFAALTAAIVASLAGKANSISTIFSLDIYQKYFNKSASERKLVLTGRWAVIVCMLIAAVVTPALRSLDQVYQFIQEYVGFFSPGVLAIFMLGLFWKRTTSGAAMAAAILTVPISTALKFLPVWTHGAFPDYPFLDRMTITFVVVVIMMVAISLIKPKVYTSAIKQPERSDFSVNPAFIIMAVIITGVLTALYTVYW; encoded by the coding sequence ATGAGCAAAAACCATTTACAGACGGCCGATATTATTGTATTCTTCATTTATTTTATTGTGGTATCGGCTTACGGTTATTACATCTATCGTAAAAAGAAAGATACCGAAAACCCTCAAGACTTTTTCTTAGCCGAAGGCTCACTTACCTGGTGGGCTATAGGTGCATCATTAATAGCATCCAACATTTCTGCCGAGCATTTTATCGGCATGTCAGGTTCGGGTTTTGCTATGGGGCTGGCCATTGCCAGCTACGAGTGGATGTCTGCCGCTACATTGATTTTGGTAGCCTGGCTGTTCATTCCGCTCTATCTTAAAAATAAGATATTTACCATGCCGCAATTTTTAGCGCAAAGGTATAACAACCAGGTAAGCACCATCATGGCTGTGTTTTGGTTGCTGGTTTATGTATTTGTCAATTTAACTTCTATCATATATTTAGGTGCCATTGCTGTTAATGCAATTTCGGGCCTGTCATTCGGTTTTTGTGTAGTAGCATTGTGTGTATTTTCGGTAATTGTTACTCTGGGCGGTATGAAAGTTATCGGCTACACCGACGTGATACAGGTTATCGTCTTAATAGCGGGTGGCTTAGTTACCACTTACCTGGCGCTTTCAAAGCTGGCCGAAAATTTTGGCTACGGTGAGGATATCATCCGGGCACTCTCGGTACTCAAACAGCAGGCCCCTGACCACCTGCATATGATTTTTGATAAATCGAGTCCACATTATATGGAGTTGCCGGGTACATCAGTAATTATTGGTGGTATGCTCATCAATAACCTGGCTTACTGGGGTTGTAATCAATACATTGTACAGCGTGCTTTGGGCGCTAATTTAAAAACTGCCCGTACTGGTATTTTATTTGCTGCGTTTTTAAAATTGCTGGTTCCGGTAATTGCTGTATTACCAGGCATTATCATGTATGTGCTGCACAACAAAGGCCTTTTTCAGCAGGAAATGCTAGGCGCTACAGGCACGGTAAAACCTGATCAGGCTTATCCAACCTTAATGAATTTGCTGCCGCCCGGACTGAAAGGTGTAGCTTTTGCTGCCCTAACTGCCGCCATTGTAGCCTCGTTGGCTGGTAAAGCAAATAGTATTTCCACTATTTTTTCGCTGGATATTTATCAAAAGTATTTTAACAAGTCGGCCTCTGAGCGTAAGCTGGTATTAACCGGGCGTTGGGCTGTTATTGTTTGTATGTTGATTGCAGCTGTTGTTACTCCAGCACTGCGTTCGCTCGACCAGGTTTACCAATTTATACAAGAGTACGTGGGTTTCTTCTCGCCGGGTGTACTGGCTATATTCATGTTGGGTCTGTTCTGGAAGCGTACCACGTCCGGTGCTGCCATGGCTGCTGCCATATTAACGGTGCCTATTTCAACCGCCTTAAAGTTTTTACCTGTTTGGACTCATGGAGCATTTCCGGATTATCCATTCTTAGACCGCATGACGATCACCTTTGTGGTGGTGGTTATTATGATGGTAGCTATAAGCTTAATCAAACCTAAAGTATACACCTCTGCCATTAAACAACCCGAACGGTCCGACTTCAGTGTTAACCCAGCGTTTATCATCATGGCTGTAATTATTACAGGTGTTTTAACCGCACTTTATACAGTGTATTGGTAG
- a CDS encoding alpha-N-acetylglucosaminidase, which translates to MKVRKLPALFALALLPFLSIAQTVEQTSYALINRVIPGKANWFKVQQIASKIGKDYFEIESKNGKIELRGNNGVAVASALYYYLTEYAHCQITWNGTNLKLPAKAPAVTRKVVKNTPYNYRYYLNYCTYNYSMSWWDWKRWEKEIDWMAMHGINMPLALTGQEYTWYEVYKSMGFTDQDLKGFFCGPAYFSWFWMGNLDGWGGPLPVSWMTSHRDLQQKILKRERAMGMKPVLQSFTGHVPASFKTRFPASKLKQTNWTNGFDDTYILDTEDPMFEKIGRKFLEVQTRLYGTDHLYSADTFNENEPPTDDPAYLSALSNRIYQAMSKADSKAIWVMQGWLFYSDRKFWKTPQIKALLEAVPNDHMIMLDLATEIEPVWKRTDAYYGKPWIWNMLHNFGGNISMFGRMEGVAEGPAAALKDPASGKMEGIGLTMEAIEQNPVLYELMTKHTWQNTSIPIDSWLNEYILNRYGSKNQHAVNAWQVLKRTAYNGKDIRDGAESIITGRPTFDSATVWTKTKLNYNRKDLLPAWDEMMLAAPACKNSDGFGYDLVDVTRQVLANYAEPLQRKWVKAYREKNSADFKKYSNEYLQLITDMDMLLATRKDFLLGPWLTDARNCGTTTAEKNLYEVNARDLITLWGDKNSPLHEYSCRQWSGLLNGFYKVRWEKFFAEVEQSMKQKKEMDVQAFDKSIRNWEWDWVNAHNAYPTATKGESISVAQQLYKKYHNTIKAAL; encoded by the coding sequence ATGAAAGTTAGAAAGTTACCAGCACTATTTGCACTCGCTTTATTACCCTTTTTATCTATAGCACAAACCGTTGAACAAACCTCTTATGCTTTAATAAACCGCGTAATTCCGGGTAAGGCAAACTGGTTTAAAGTACAGCAAATTGCTTCTAAAATAGGTAAAGATTATTTTGAGATTGAAAGTAAAAACGGCAAGATTGAACTGCGCGGCAACAACGGCGTAGCGGTTGCGTCGGCCCTGTATTATTACCTTACCGAATACGCGCACTGCCAGATTACCTGGAACGGTACTAATTTAAAATTACCTGCAAAAGCACCGGCTGTAACACGCAAGGTGGTTAAAAATACGCCTTATAATTATCGCTACTACTTAAACTATTGTACCTACAACTACAGCATGAGCTGGTGGGACTGGAAACGCTGGGAAAAAGAAATTGACTGGATGGCTATGCACGGCATTAATATGCCGCTGGCTTTAACCGGGCAGGAGTATACCTGGTATGAGGTATACAAAAGCATGGGCTTCACCGATCAGGATCTAAAAGGTTTTTTTTGTGGTCCTGCTTATTTTTCGTGGTTCTGGATGGGTAATTTAGATGGCTGGGGTGGCCCGCTGCCGGTTAGCTGGATGACCAGTCACCGCGATTTACAGCAAAAAATATTAAAACGCGAAAGAGCTATGGGTATGAAACCTGTGCTGCAGTCATTCACCGGCCACGTACCGGCATCTTTCAAAACCCGTTTCCCGGCGTCTAAATTAAAGCAGACTAACTGGACCAACGGTTTTGACGATACCTACATTCTGGATACCGAAGACCCGATGTTTGAAAAAATTGGTCGTAAGTTTTTAGAAGTGCAAACCCGTTTATACGGCACCGACCATTTATATTCAGCCGATACATTCAATGAAAATGAACCTCCTACTGATGACCCTGCCTACTTGTCGGCCTTAAGCAACCGGATATACCAGGCCATGAGCAAAGCTGACTCGAAAGCTATTTGGGTAATGCAGGGCTGGTTATTTTACAGTGATCGCAAGTTTTGGAAAACTCCTCAGATTAAGGCATTGTTAGAAGCCGTTCCTAACGACCACATGATTATGCTGGATCTGGCTACTGAGATTGAGCCGGTGTGGAAACGTACTGATGCTTACTACGGCAAGCCATGGATTTGGAATATGCTGCACAATTTTGGCGGTAATATTTCGATGTTTGGCCGTATGGAAGGCGTTGCCGAAGGACCGGCCGCTGCCCTCAAAGACCCAGCTTCGGGTAAAATGGAAGGCATCGGCCTAACCATGGAAGCTATTGAACAAAACCCAGTGCTGTATGAGCTGATGACCAAACACACCTGGCAAAATACCTCAATACCTATTGATAGCTGGCTGAATGAATATATATTAAACCGTTATGGCAGCAAAAACCAGCATGCCGTAAATGCATGGCAAGTGCTTAAACGTACAGCCTACAATGGTAAAGACATTCGCGATGGGGCAGAGTCTATCATTACCGGCAGACCAACATTTGACAGTGCCACTGTTTGGACTAAAACCAAACTGAATTATAACCGTAAGGATTTGCTGCCCGCCTGGGACGAAATGATGCTGGCGGCACCTGCCTGTAAAAACAGTGATGGTTTTGGATACGATTTGGTTGATGTAACCCGTCAGGTACTGGCCAACTATGCAGAGCCTCTGCAGCGCAAATGGGTTAAAGCTTACCGTGAAAAAAACAGCGCTGATTTCAAAAAGTACAGCAACGAATACCTTCAGCTGATTACTGATATGGACATGCTGTTAGCTACCCGTAAAGACTTTTTACTGGGCCCATGGCTGACTGATGCCCGTAACTGTGGAACCACAACTGCTGAGAAAAATTTGTACGAAGTAAATGCCCGCGATTTGATTACGCTTTGGGGTGATAAAAATAGCCCATTGCACGAGTATTCTTGCCGCCAGTGGAGCGGTTTGCTCAACGGATTTTATAAAGTGCGGTGGGAGAAGTTTTTTGCAGAAGTTGAGCAGTCTATGAAACAGAAAAAAGAAATGGATGTGCAGGCTTTTGATAAAAGTATCCGTAATTGGGAGTGGGATTGGGTAAATGCACATAACGCTTATCCAACTGCCACAAAAGGCGAAAGTATTTCAGTTGCTCAGCAGCTTTACAAAAAATATCACAACACCATCAAAGCAGCTTTATGA